Proteins from one Juglans microcarpa x Juglans regia isolate MS1-56 chromosome 1S, Jm3101_v1.0, whole genome shotgun sequence genomic window:
- the LOC121246735 gene encoding ISWI chromatin-remodeling complex ATPase CHR11-like, with protein sequence MAKPSDPQASSDEVLSDGTNSSEEDQVNDQINDEEDEEELEAVARSAGSDDDKSPASDDDDEPAVAEDGDAEEEDEDGNEVSGADISKREKARLNEMQKMKKQKIQEILDAQNAAIDADMNNKGPGRLKYLLQQTELFAHFAKGDQSASQKKSKGRGRHASKLTEEEEDEECLKEEEDGLSGAGTTRLLTQPSCIQGKMRDYQLAGLNWLIRLYENGINGILADEMGLGKTLQTISLLGYLHEFRGITGPHMVVAPKSTLGNWMNEIRRFCPVLRAVKFLGNPDERRHIRENLLVAGKFDVCVTSFEMAIKEKSALRRFSWRYIIIDEAHRIKNENSLLSKTMRLYNTNYRLLITGTPLQNNLHELWALLNFLLPEIFSSAETFDEWFQISGENDQQEVVQQLHKVLRPFLLRRLKSDVEKGLPPKKETILKVGMSQMQKHYYKALLQKDLEVVNAGGERKRLLNIAMQLRKCCNHPYLFQGAEPGPPYTTGDHLITNAGKMVLLDKLLPKLKDRDSRVLIFSQMTRLLDILEDYLMFRGYLYCRIDGNTGGEDRDASIDAFNRPGSEKFVFLLSTRAGGLGINLATADVVILYDSDWNPQVDLQAQDRAHRIGQKKEVQVFRFCTEYAIEEKVIERAYKKLALDALVIQQGRLAEQKTVNKDELLQMVRFGAEMVFSSKDSTITDEDIDRIIAKGEEATAELDAKMKKFTEDAIKFKMDDTAELYDFDDEKDENKVDFKKLVSDNWIEPPKRERKRNYSESEYFKQTMRQGGPAKPREPRIPRMPQLHDFQFFNTQRLSELYEKEVRYLMQTHQKNQLKDTIDVDEPEEVGDPLTAEELEEKERLLEAGFSSWSRKDFNTFIRACEKYGRNDIKSIAYEMEGKTEEEVERYAKVFKERYKELNDYDRIIKNIERGEARISRKDEIMKAIGKKLDRYKNPWLELKIQYGQNKGKLYNEECDRFMICMVHKLGYGNWDELKAAFRTSPLFRFDWFVKSRTTQELARRCDTLIRLVEKENQEYDERERQARKEKKLAKSMTPSKRALARQTESPISQKKRKQLTMDNYVSSGKRRK encoded by the exons ATGGCCAAGCCATCTGATCCACAGGCATCCTCAGATGAAGTCCTATCCGATGGCACCAATTCGTCGGAGGAGGATCAGGTCAACGATCAGATCAACGATGAAGAGGACGAAGAGGAACTCGAAGCCGTAGCACGCTCGGCCGGCTCCGACGATGACAAGTCTCCCGCCTCGGACGACGACGACGAACCCGCCGTCGCCGAGGATGGCGATGCcgaggaagaagatgag GATGGAAATGAAGTATCCGGTGCGGACATTAGCAAGCGTGAGAAGGCCAGGCTCAATGAAATGcagaaaatgaagaaacaaaAGATTCAGGAAATATTGGATGCTCAAAATGCTGCAATTGATGCTGATATG AACAATAAGGGGCCTGGGCGCTTGAAGTATCTCCTGCAGCAGACTGAGTTGTTTGCACACTTTGCCAAAGGCGATCAATCTGCATCTCAAAAGAAGTCAAAAGGAAG GGGTCGCCATGCATCAAAATTAactgaagaggaagaagatgaagaatgcCTTAAGGAGGAAGAGGATGGTCTATCTGGGGCAGGAACCACACGGCTGTTGACTCAACCCTCTT GTATTCAGGGGAAAATGAGGGACTACCAACTTGCTGGGTTAAACTGGCTCATACGTCTTTATGAGAATGGTATAAATGGAATCCTTGCCGATGAAATG GGCCTTGGTAAAACGTTACAAACCATCTCTTTACTGGGCTATTTGCATGAGTTCAGAGGAATTACTGGCCCTCATATGGTAGTTGCTCCAAAATCTACCCTTGGAAACTGGATGAATGAAATTCGGCGTTTTTGCCCAGTTTTGCGTGCTGTAAAGTTTCTTGGAAATCCTGATGAAAGA AGACATATACGAGAAAATTTACTGGTTGCTGGCAAGTTTGATGTCTGTGTAACAAGTTTCGAAATGGCAATTAAAGAGAAGTCTGCCTTGCGTCGCTTTAGCTGGCGCTATATTATCATTGATGAAGCCCATCGGATCAAGAATGAGAATTCCCTCCTTTCAAAAACAATGAGGctatataatactaattatcGTCTTCTCATCACGGGTACACCGCTTCAG AACAATCTCCATGAACTTTGGGCCCTTCTCAACTTTCTTCTGCCAGAGATATTTAGTTCTGCTGAAACTTTTGATGAATGGTTCCAAATTTCTGGTGAAAATGATCAGCAGGAAGTTGTTCAACAACTTCATAAG GTGCTCCGTCCTTTCCTCCTCCGAAGATTGAAGTCAGATGTTGAGAAAGGTTTACCTCCAAAGAAGGAAACAATTCTTAAGGTGGGTATGTCACAAATGCAGAAACACTATTACAAGGCTTTGCTGCAGAAAGATCTTGAAGTTGTTAATGCTGGTGGAGAACGTAAGCGTCTTCTGAATATAGCAATGCAGCTGCGTAAATGCTGTAATCATCCATATCTTTTTCAAGGTGCTGAACCTGGCCCTCCTTATACAACAGGAGATCATCTTATTACAAATGCTG GTAAAATGGTTCTGTTGGATAAGTTGCTTCCAAAATTAAAAGACCGTGATTCTAGGGTCTTGATATTTTCACAG ATGACAAGGCTTCTGGATATTCTTGAAGATTACTTGATGTTTCGTGGATACCTATACTGTCGAATTGATGGGAATACTGGTGGAGAAGATCGTGATGCTTCCATTGATGCTTTTAACAGGCCTGGGAGCGagaaatttgttttcttattatcAACAAGAGCAGGTGGCCTTGGCATTAATCTTGCTACGGCTGATGTTGTCATTCTCTATGATAGTGATTG GAATCCACAAGTTGATCTACAAGCACAGGACCGTGCTCACAGGATTGGTCAAAAGAAAGAAGTTCAAGTTTTTCGGTTCTGCACAGAG TATGCCATTGAGGAAAAAGTGATTGAGAGGGCTTACAAAAAGCTTGCACTTGATGCTTTGGTGATTCAACAAGGACGATTAGCAGAGCAGAAGA CTGTTAATAAAGACGAGCTGCTTCAGATGGTGAGATTTGGTGCTGAAATGGTTTTCAGTTCCAAGGACAGTACAATTACAGATGAGGACATTGACAGAATTATAGCAAAAGGAGAGGAGGCGACTGCTGAGCTCGATGCCAAGATGAAGAAATTTACAGAAGATGCAATCAAGTTTAAAATGGATGACA CTGCTGAATTGTATGATTTTGATGATGAGAAG GATGAGAACAAGGTTGACTTCAAGAAACTTGTTAGCGATAACTGGATAGAACCACCAAAGAGAGAGCGGAAGCGAAA TTACTCAGAATCTGAATACTTTAAGCAAACAATGCGTCAAGGAGGTCCGGCAAAACCAAGAGAACCTCGAATTCCTCGGATGCCACAATT GCATGATTTCCAGTTCTTTAACACACAGAGGCTGAGTGAGCTCTATGAAAAGGAAGTGCGCTATCTGATG CAAACACATCAAAAGAATCAGTTGAAAGACACAATAGATGTGGATGAGCCCGAAG AGGTTGGAGATCCATTGACTGCTGAAGAGCTGGAAGAAAAGGAACGTTTATTAGAAGCA GGGTTTTCTTCTTGGAGTAGAAAAGATTTCAATACCTTCATCAGAGCGTGTGAGAAGTATGGCCGAAATGACATAAAAAGTATTGCTTATGAGATGGAAGGGAAAACAGAGGAGGAAGTTGAAAGATACGCCAAAGTTTTTAAAGAAAGATACAAAGAGTTGAATG ATTATGATAGGATCATCAAGAATATCGAGAGAGGAGAGGCTAGAATTTCACGCAAAGATGAAATCATGAAAGCTATTGGGAAGAAGTTAGACAGGTACAAGAATCCATGGCTGGAACTCAAGATTCAATATGGTCAGAACAAAGGGAAGTTGTACAATGAAGAATGTGATCGTTTCATG ATATGCATGGTTCATAAACTTGGGTATGGGAATTGGGATGAGCTGAAGGCAGCATTTCGCACTTCTCCCTTGTTTCGATTTGATTGGTTTGTAAAGTCTCGCACAACTCAAGAACTTGCAAGGAGGTGTGATACCCTTATTCGGTTAGTGGAGAAGGAAAACCAAGAGTATGATGAGAGGGAGAGACAAGCTCGTAAAGAGAAGAAGCTTGCCAAG AGCATGACACCATCAAAGCGCGCTCTTGCTAGGCAAACTGAAAGCCCCATTTCCCAAAAGAAGCGGAAACAATTGACTATGGACAACTATGTGAGCTCG GGAAAGCGGAGGAAATGA